The genomic segment TTCTCCACAACAACTAACACACTCCAAGGAGGCGCATTAGGTGGTGTAACAGGGGCAGATTCTCTATGTAATTCAGATTCTGGAAAACCAGCAAACACTGGTATTTATCAGGCAATGATTGCCACTGGAAGCATTCGACGCGCATCAGTAACTGCTAATCTTGGTGATGGCCAAATTGACTGGGTCTTTCTTCCTAACCAACTCTATGTGCGACCGAGTGGCCTCACGGTTCTGACGACCAATGCAAATAGCATTTTTATATTTGGAACCTTGACTAATTCTATAGGAACAACAGGAGACCTTACTTGGACAGGATTGAATGCTGATTGGACAACAGCAGGTGGCTGTGGAGCAGATTGGAATAATACGAGCGTGTTTGGGAGATATGGCGTTGACAATGGAACTGGTTTAACTGTATTAAATGGAGGAAACATCATCTGTTCTAGCCAAGGCAGATTAGTTTGTGTTCAGCAGTGAAAAAACCAAAAATAAAGGATTAGAAAGGTCCAATTTCGAAAGGAAATGGAAAAAAATGGATGCTATTTTCTTTCATGGCGCATACAACTAACCTACCATCGCCATGGAAACCGACCAAAACGTACGAAAATGTTTGAAACAAAGATTGATTCTTCTATTGTTTCTTCTTTTGCAACATTGTATGTTTAATCCCATTGTCCGTGAGATTCTCAATCTAGATCCAAACAATGCGAAAGATGATATTTTGAATACTTTACTACTACTTGCTTTTGTAACAGACCGTTCGATTCCTACGGCAACGATTACGCCATCCACTGGAAATATCATACTATCCAATAGCACCATCCATGTCGTCTTCAGTAAAACTATGGATCCCAGTACTCTTTCGGCAACTCTTGGCAGTTCATTAAGTTCCACCTGGTCTCATACAAAAGTATTGAATGATACAGTCTCCCTGTCAGGCAATCTTCCTGTTGGTAAGATTACATTTCGTTTGGATGCGAAAGACACTTTTGGCCAAAGCATAACACAGATTAATGGGACTTACTTAGTTTTGAATTCGAATACGTCTATTTATTACGTAAGCACCTTGGGTAATGATTCAAATTCTGGAAATTTATCTTCGGCTCCGAAACAATCCATTCAATCCGCTATAAGTGGTGCCATACCCCCGGCAGCGATTTTCATTGCGGTAGGTGAGTATTCTGTAGATAGCGCTGTGCCGACAAGTATCAATTTAGTCGATAAGGTCTCCTTATATGGAGGGTATTCTCTGGATTTTTTATCTCGCAATCCAAACATTTATGTAAGTAAAATACAGGATGTATCAACAGGCGCAGTTGTTGACACGAGAACCATCAGAGCGGGCGCGACCATCACAAGATCAACAGTCATTGATGGCCTA from the Leptospira ryugenii genome contains:
- a CDS encoding DUF1565 domain-containing protein, coding for MKQRLILLLFLLLQHCMFNPIVREILNLDPNNAKDDILNTLLLLAFVTDRSIPTATITPSTGNIILSNSTIHVVFSKTMDPSTLSATLGSSLSSTWSHTKVLNDTVSLSGNLPVGKITFRLDAKDTFGQSITQINGTYLVLNSNTSIYYVSTLGNDSNSGNLSSAPKQSIQSAISGAIPPAAIFIAVGEYSVDSAVPTSINLVDKVSLYGGYSLDFLSRNPNIYVSKIQDVSTGAVVDTRTIRAGATITRSTVIDGLSIVGSSNLNASGNSFAVHCLNGSPTISNNLIQAGSVSSITTIGIMADASSPVISDNTIFGGRSTTEYTFGIFLQNGASSEIQNNTIDAGIATNNSAHGIYTGPQANNPTIVGNIIYGGSGNISFGLNTSHPSNITLTSNSIDGGIGNTSYAIYHGTGGGNVGSYQSNSLYTSGGTNRYCLFEAGTGSSPLIFNQNRIYNCPTAIYFDQGSVAINSISTINGGTTNGSSYSGNY